One part of the Streptomyces lydicus genome encodes these proteins:
- the carA gene encoding glutamine-hydrolyzing carbamoyl-phosphate synthase small subunit — MTTSTRGTAHGTRGIPAVLVLEDGRTFHGRAYGAVGETFGEAVFSTGMTGYQETLTDPSYHRQVVVMTAPHIGNTGVNDEDPESQRIWVAGYVVRDPARIPSNWRSVRSLDDELVAQGIVGISGVDTRALTRHLRERGAMRVGIFSGDALPDAGTMLAKVRQAPEMKGADLSAQVATKEAYVVPAIGEKKFTVAAIDLGIKGMTPHRMAERGIEVHVLPATATVEDVYAVEPDGVFFSNGPGDPATADHPVSVMRGVLERRTPLFGICFGNQILGRALGFGTYKLKYGHRGINQPVQDRTTGKVEVTAHNHGFAVDAPLDKVSDTPFGRAEVSHVCLNDNVVEGLQLLDQPAFSVQYHPEAAAGPHDAAYLFDRFVALMGDDNQHSVSLEGQRA; from the coding sequence ATGACGACCTCCACCAGGGGTACCGCCCACGGCACAAGGGGGATCCCCGCCGTACTCGTCCTGGAGGACGGCCGTACCTTCCACGGCCGTGCCTACGGGGCCGTGGGGGAGACCTTCGGCGAAGCGGTGTTCTCCACCGGCATGACCGGCTACCAGGAGACGCTGACCGACCCCTCGTACCACCGCCAGGTCGTCGTGATGACCGCCCCGCACATCGGCAACACCGGTGTGAACGACGAGGACCCCGAGTCGCAGCGGATCTGGGTCGCCGGCTACGTCGTCCGCGACCCCGCCCGCATCCCGTCCAACTGGCGCTCGGTGCGCTCCCTCGACGACGAGCTGGTCGCCCAGGGCATCGTCGGCATCAGCGGCGTGGACACCCGGGCGCTCACCCGCCACCTGCGCGAGCGCGGCGCCATGCGGGTCGGCATCTTCTCCGGCGACGCGCTGCCCGACGCGGGCACCATGCTCGCCAAGGTGCGCCAGGCCCCGGAGATGAAGGGCGCCGACCTCTCGGCGCAGGTCGCCACCAAGGAGGCGTACGTCGTCCCGGCGATCGGCGAGAAGAAGTTCACCGTCGCCGCGATCGACCTGGGCATCAAGGGCATGACCCCGCACCGCATGGCCGAGCGCGGCATCGAGGTGCACGTGCTGCCCGCCACGGCCACCGTCGAGGACGTCTACGCGGTCGAGCCGGACGGCGTGTTCTTCTCCAACGGACCGGGCGACCCGGCCACCGCCGACCACCCCGTCTCCGTCATGCGCGGAGTGCTGGAGCGCAGGACGCCGCTGTTCGGCATCTGCTTCGGCAACCAGATCCTGGGCCGCGCGCTGGGCTTCGGCACCTACAAGCTCAAGTACGGCCACCGCGGCATCAACCAGCCGGTGCAGGACCGTACGACCGGCAAGGTCGAGGTCACCGCGCACAACCACGGATTCGCCGTCGACGCCCCGCTCGACAAGGTTTCCGACACCCCCTTCGGCCGCGCCGAGGTCTCCCACGTCTGCCTCAATGACAACGTGGTGGAGGGCCTCCAGCTGCTCGACCAGCCGGCCTTCAGCGTCCAGTACCACCCCGAGGCCGCCGCGGGTCCGCACGACGCCGCGTACCTCTTCGACCGCTTCGTCGCGCTCATGGGCGACGACAACCAGCACAGCGTTTCCCTGGAGGGCCAGCGTGCCTAA
- the carB gene encoding carbamoyl-phosphate synthase large subunit — protein MPKRTDIQSVLVIGSGPIVIGQAAEFDYSGTQACRVLKSEGLRVILVNSNPATIMTDPEIADATYVEPITPEFVEKIIAKERPDALLPTLGGQTALNTAISLHEAGTLDKYGVELIGANVEAINKGEDRDLFKEVVEAVRQKIGHGESARSVICHSMEDVLAGVDELGGYPVVVRPSFTMGGAGSGFAHDEEELRRIAGQGLTLSPTTEVLLEESILGWKEYELELMRDKNDNVVVVCSIENFDPMGVHTGDSITVAPAMTLTDREYQILRDVGIAVIREVGVDTGGCNIQFAVNPEDGRVIVIEMNPRVSRSSALASKATGFPIAKIAARLAVGYTLDEIPNDITEQTPASFEPTLDYVVVKVPRFAFEKFPAADATLTTTMKSVGEAMAIGRNFPEALNKALRSLEKKGSQFDFVTEPGDKAALLEKAQVPTDGRINTVMAAIRAGATPQEVFDATKIDPWFVDQLFLVKEIADEIAGADKLGPEILAEAKRYGFSDAQIAAIRGLREDVVREVRHALGVRPVYKTVDTCAAEFAAKTPYFYSSYDEETEVAPREKPAVIILGSGPNRIGQGIEFDYSCVHASFALSDAGYETVMVNCNPETVSTDYDTSDRLYFEPLTLEDVLEIVHAETQAGPVAGVIVQLGGQTPLGLAQALKDNGVPIVGTSPEAIDLAEERGAFGRVLTEAGLPAPKYGTAFSFDEAKRIATEIGYPVMVRPSYVLGGRGMEIVYDEPSLGEYLTRHAGLIDRHPVLIDRFLDDAIEIDVDALYDGHELYLGGVMEHIEEAGIHSGDSACALPPITLGGFDIKRLRASTEAIAKGVGVRGLINIQFAMAGDILYVLEANPRASRTVPFTSKATAVPLAKAAARISLGATVAELRAEGMLPKTGDGGTLPLDAPISVKEAVMPWSRFRDASGRGVDTVLGPEMRSTGEVMGIDSVFGTAYAKSQSGAYGALPTKGRAFVSVANRDKRSMIFPARELVAHGFELLATSGTAEVLRRNGINATVVRKQSEGEGPNGEKTIVQLIHDGQVDLIVNTPYGTGGRLDGYDIRTAAVARSVPCLTTVQALAAAVQGIEAMNRGDVGVRSLQEHAEHLIAARD, from the coding sequence GTGCCTAAGCGCACCGATATCCAGTCCGTCCTGGTCATCGGCTCCGGCCCGATCGTCATCGGCCAGGCCGCCGAGTTCGACTACTCCGGTACCCAGGCGTGCCGGGTCCTCAAGTCCGAGGGCCTGCGCGTCATCCTGGTCAACTCCAACCCGGCGACGATCATGACCGACCCGGAGATCGCCGACGCGACGTACGTCGAGCCGATCACCCCCGAGTTCGTCGAGAAGATCATCGCCAAGGAGCGCCCGGACGCGCTCCTGCCGACCCTCGGCGGCCAGACGGCCCTGAACACGGCCATCTCGCTGCACGAGGCCGGCACCCTCGACAAGTACGGCGTCGAACTGATCGGCGCCAACGTCGAGGCCATCAACAAGGGTGAGGACCGGGACCTCTTCAAGGAGGTCGTCGAGGCCGTCCGCCAGAAGATCGGCCACGGTGAGTCCGCCCGCTCGGTCATCTGCCACTCCATGGAGGACGTCCTCGCGGGCGTCGACGAGCTCGGCGGCTACCCCGTCGTCGTCCGCCCCTCCTTCACCATGGGCGGCGCCGGCTCCGGCTTCGCGCACGACGAGGAGGAGCTGCGCCGGATCGCCGGCCAGGGCCTGACGCTCTCCCCGACCACCGAGGTGCTCCTGGAGGAGTCCATCCTCGGCTGGAAGGAGTACGAGCTGGAGCTGATGCGCGACAAGAACGACAACGTCGTGGTCGTCTGCTCCATCGAGAACTTCGACCCGATGGGCGTGCACACCGGCGACTCGATCACCGTCGCGCCGGCCATGACGCTCACCGACCGCGAGTACCAGATCCTGCGCGACGTCGGCATCGCGGTCATCCGCGAGGTCGGCGTGGACACCGGCGGCTGCAACATCCAGTTCGCGGTCAACCCCGAGGACGGCCGGGTCATCGTCATCGAGATGAACCCCCGGGTCTCGCGCTCCTCGGCGCTGGCCTCCAAGGCCACCGGCTTCCCGATCGCGAAGATCGCCGCCCGGCTCGCCGTCGGTTACACCCTCGACGAGATCCCGAACGACATCACCGAGCAGACCCCGGCCTCCTTCGAGCCGACGCTCGACTACGTCGTCGTCAAGGTGCCGCGGTTCGCCTTCGAGAAGTTCCCGGCCGCCGACGCCACGCTGACCACCACCATGAAGTCGGTCGGCGAGGCCATGGCGATCGGCCGCAACTTCCCCGAGGCGCTCAACAAGGCGCTGCGCTCGCTGGAGAAGAAGGGCAGCCAGTTCGACTTCGTCACCGAGCCCGGTGACAAGGCCGCGCTGCTGGAGAAGGCCCAGGTCCCCACCGACGGCCGGATCAACACGGTCATGGCGGCGATCCGCGCGGGCGCGACCCCGCAGGAGGTCTTCGACGCCACGAAGATCGACCCCTGGTTCGTCGACCAGCTCTTCCTCGTCAAGGAGATCGCCGACGAGATCGCCGGTGCCGACAAGCTCGGCCCGGAGATCCTTGCGGAAGCAAAGCGCTACGGCTTCTCCGACGCCCAGATCGCGGCGATCCGCGGTCTGCGGGAGGACGTCGTCCGCGAGGTTCGGCACGCGCTCGGCGTCCGCCCCGTCTACAAGACGGTCGACACCTGCGCCGCCGAGTTCGCCGCGAAGACGCCGTACTTCTACTCCTCCTACGACGAGGAGACCGAGGTCGCGCCGCGCGAGAAGCCGGCCGTGATCATCCTCGGCTCCGGCCCCAACCGCATCGGCCAGGGCATCGAGTTCGACTACTCCTGCGTCCACGCCTCGTTCGCGCTCAGCGACGCCGGCTACGAGACCGTGATGGTCAACTGCAACCCGGAGACCGTCTCGACGGACTACGACACCTCCGACCGCCTGTACTTCGAGCCGCTGACGCTGGAAGACGTGCTGGAGATCGTGCACGCCGAGACCCAGGCCGGCCCGGTCGCCGGCGTCATCGTCCAGCTCGGCGGGCAGACCCCGCTGGGCCTGGCGCAGGCGCTCAAGGACAACGGCGTGCCGATCGTCGGCACCTCGCCCGAGGCCATCGACCTCGCCGAGGAGCGCGGCGCCTTCGGCCGGGTGCTGACCGAGGCCGGCCTGCCGGCCCCCAAGTACGGCACCGCCTTCTCCTTCGACGAGGCCAAGCGGATCGCCACCGAGATCGGTTACCCGGTCATGGTGCGCCCGTCGTACGTGCTCGGCGGCCGCGGCATGGAGATCGTCTACGACGAGCCCTCGCTCGGTGAGTACCTCACCCGCCACGCCGGCCTCATCGACCGCCACCCGGTCCTCATCGACCGCTTCCTCGACGACGCCATAGAGATCGACGTCGACGCGCTCTACGACGGCCACGAGCTCTACCTCGGCGGCGTCATGGAGCACATCGAGGAGGCCGGCATCCACTCCGGCGACTCCGCCTGCGCGCTGCCCCCGATCACCCTCGGCGGCTTCGACATCAAGCGGCTGCGCGCCTCCACCGAGGCCATCGCCAAGGGCGTCGGCGTCCGCGGACTGATCAACATCCAGTTCGCGATGGCCGGGGACATCCTCTACGTCCTGGAGGCCAACCCGCGCGCCTCCCGCACGGTGCCCTTCACCTCGAAGGCCACCGCGGTGCCGCTGGCCAAGGCCGCGGCGCGGATCTCGCTGGGCGCCACCGTCGCCGAGCTGCGCGCCGAGGGCATGCTGCCGAAGACCGGCGACGGCGGCACGCTGCCGCTGGACGCGCCGATCTCGGTCAAGGAAGCCGTGATGCCCTGGTCGCGCTTCCGCGACGCCTCCGGCCGCGGCGTGGACACCGTCCTCGGCCCGGAGATGCGCTCCACCGGCGAGGTCATGGGCATCGACTCGGTCTTCGGCACCGCCTACGCCAAGTCGCAGTCCGGCGCCTACGGGGCGCTGCCCACCAAGGGCCGTGCCTTCGTCTCCGTCGCCAACCGGGACAAGCGCTCGATGATCTTCCCGGCCCGTGAGCTGGTCGCGCACGGCTTCGAGCTGCTCGCCACCTCCGGCACCGCCGAGGTGCTGCGCCGCAACGGCATCAACGCCACCGTGGTGCGCAAGCAGTCCGAGGGCGAGGGCCCGAACGGCGAGAAGACCATCGTCCAGCTCATCCACGACGGCCAGGTCGACCTGATCGTCAACACCCCGTACGGCACCGGCGGCCGGCTGGACGGCTACGACATCCGCACCGCGGCGGTGGCCCGCTCCGTGCCCTGCCTGACCACGGTCCAGGCCCTCGCGGCCGCCGTCCAGGGCATCGAGG